One region of Streptomyces subrutilus genomic DNA includes:
- the hisF gene encoding imidazole glycerol phosphate synthase subunit HisF: protein MTLSVRVIPCLDVDNGRVVKGVNFQNLRDAGDPVEMAKLYDAEGADELTFLDITASSGNRETTYDVVRRTAEQVFIPLTVGGGVRTADDVDKLLRAGADKVGVNTAAIARPELIQEIAERFGRQVLVLSVDARRTASGSFEVTTHGGRQGTGMDAVEWAHRAAELGAGEILLNSMDADGTKDGYDTEMITAVRRHVTVPVIASGGAGKLEHFPPAIAAGADAVLAASVFHFGDLRISEVKTTLREAGHPVR from the coding sequence ATGACCCTCTCCGTACGGGTGATCCCCTGCCTGGACGTGGACAACGGCCGCGTGGTCAAGGGCGTCAACTTCCAGAACCTGCGCGACGCCGGCGACCCGGTGGAGATGGCCAAGCTGTACGACGCCGAGGGCGCCGACGAGCTGACCTTCCTCGACATCACCGCCTCCTCCGGCAACCGCGAGACCACCTACGACGTGGTGCGGCGCACCGCCGAGCAGGTCTTCATCCCGCTGACCGTCGGCGGCGGCGTCCGCACGGCGGACGACGTCGACAAGCTCCTGCGCGCCGGGGCGGACAAGGTGGGCGTGAACACCGCCGCCATCGCCCGCCCCGAGCTCATCCAGGAGATCGCGGAGCGCTTCGGCCGTCAGGTTCTGGTCCTGTCGGTGGACGCCCGCCGCACCGCCTCGGGCTCCTTCGAGGTCACCACCCACGGCGGCCGGCAGGGCACCGGCATGGACGCCGTCGAGTGGGCCCACCGGGCGGCCGAACTGGGCGCCGGGGAGATCCTGTTGAACTCGATGGACGCCGACGGAACCAAGGACGGCTACGACACCGAGATGATCACGGCCGTGCGCCGGCACGTGACGGTCCCGGTGATCGCCTCGGGCGGCGCGGGCAAGCTGGAGCACTTCCCGCCGGCCATCGCGGCCGGCGCCGACGCGGTCCTCGCGGCCTCGGTCTTCCACTTCGGCGACCTCCGCATCTCCGAGGTCAAGACCACCCTCCGCGAGGCGGGCCACCCGGTCAGGTAG